A part of Biomphalaria glabrata chromosome 3, xgBioGlab47.1, whole genome shotgun sequence genomic DNA contains:
- the LOC106068665 gene encoding uncharacterized protein LOC106068665 has translation MRPDEHKRKKNEAYKRKHGITGASKSNVDKSLKNKDSDDKKKGKHKHNTVNEKTDTNAQQTQIAIKKIETASQEKSIQSYSLSGSSDSEENENAEVTKSKKTYRRRQIESNWQKYELDPSAEEERVTSRGENFDKLMSMTGKALSHFRFKDELEWEHDVVADDLRSSHQILNIDSSQLSQYLSCIPVHKVLGISSDIFTPSQVEEMIEEAKRNAGVLSHDTHETKSLQDEMNRTNHAPATNLHKIDHPVSNLSPLESTTLLKTVTKPHVERPTTENQVTHEPSLNSTCIEVVGKKAALDRLSLEDEDLDLLLGDSRANTTTLEEQNMLNTSLSSKLSNIVDTTHSTPAPLKVSSKVEDSLEDWLDSVLDD, from the exons ATGAGACCCGACGaacacaaaagaaagaaaaacgaaGCATATAAAAGGAAACACGGCATAACTGGCGCATCGAAATCGAATGTTGACAAAAGTCTCAAAAACAAAGATTCCGATGATAAAAAGAAAggcaaacataaacacaatacTGTCAATGAAAAAACGGACACAAATGCCCAACAAACACAGATAGCAATTAAAAAGATAGAGACTGCATCACAAGAAAAAAGTATACAATCTTACTCCTTATCAGGCTCATCTGATTCAGAAGAAAATGAG AATGCAGAAgttacaaaaagtaaaaagacTTATAGAAGGCGTCAGATTGAGAGTAATTGGCAGAAGTATGAATTGGACCCAAGTGCTGAGGAGGAACGTGTGACATCAAGAGGAGAGAACTTTGACAAGCTTATGAGCATGACAG GGAAAGCTTTATCACATTTCCGTTTCAAAGATGAATTGGAATGGGAACATGATGTGGTTGCTGATGACTTGAGAAGCTCCCATCaaattctaaatatagattCATCTCAACTTTCTCAATATTTGTCCTGCATCCCAGTTCACAAAGTTCTAGGCATCAGCTCTGATATATTTACA CCGTCTCAGGTGGAAGAAATGATTGAAGAGGCCAAAAGAAATGCAGGTGTTTTGTCGCATGATACACATGAGACTAAAAGCTTGCAAGATGAAATGAATAGGACAAACCATGCTCCTGCCACAAACCTTCATAAGATTGATCATCCTGTTTCTAATTTGAGTCCATTAGAAAGTACAACTTTACTTAAGACTGTAACTAAGCCACATGTAGAGAGGCCTACAACAGAAAACCAAGTGACACATGAGCCATCACTTAATTCTACTTGTATTGAGGTTGTGGGCAAAAAAGCTGCTTTAGACAGACTGAGCTTAGAAGATGAGGATTTAGATTTACTACTAGGTGACTCGAGGGCTAATACAACAACATTGGAGGAGCAGAATATGTTGAATACATCTCTTTCAAGTAAATTGTCAAATATTGTAGACACTACACATTCAACACCAG CACCACTCAAAGTATCATCTAAAGTAGAAGACAGTTTAGAGGACTGGCTGGACAGTGTTCTGGATGACTGA